In Curtobacterium sp. L6-1, a genomic segment contains:
- a CDS encoding DUF3180 domain-containing protein: MKPTRASTLVSVAVVAAVAGFALDTALTARQSPTLLMSVPLGLTLAFIGIALLFMAAPIRRQTRGRAERRVDPMYATRVVFLAKASSICGALFGAFALGLLVYLLTRSVLPSLGSTLPNAVAFGGGIVLTVCALVAERMCIAPPPDEDDQDGRGTTTA; this comes from the coding sequence GTGAAGCCGACCCGGGCCTCTACGCTGGTCAGCGTCGCGGTCGTCGCCGCGGTCGCGGGGTTCGCCCTCGACACGGCGCTCACCGCACGGCAGTCGCCGACCCTCCTCATGTCGGTGCCCCTCGGACTGACGCTCGCCTTCATCGGCATCGCGCTGCTGTTCATGGCCGCGCCGATCCGCCGGCAGACCCGGGGGCGTGCCGAACGCCGGGTCGACCCGATGTACGCGACGCGGGTGGTGTTCCTCGCGAAGGCGTCGAGCATCTGCGGCGCCCTGTTCGGTGCGTTCGCGCTCGGGCTGCTCGTGTACCTCCTGACCCGCTCGGTCCTGCCTTCGCTAGGCTCGACCCTGCCGAACGCGGTGGCCTTCGGCGGTGGGATCGTGCTGACCGTGTGCGCCCTCGTCGCCGAGCGGATGTGCATCGCCCCGCCACCGGACGAGGACGACCAGGACGGGCGGGGCACCACCACGGCGTGA
- the folK gene encoding 2-amino-4-hydroxy-6-hydroxymethyldihydropteridine diphosphokinase translates to MTRAVIALGANLGDRGSTLRAAAAAVAALPGVRPVSSSREVESVAVTLDGPDTAKPRYRNAVVVVDTDLAPHELLDALHGIEDEHGRTREVRWGDRTLDLDVVTFGDERIDTATLTVPHPRAHERAFVLAPWADADPGAVLPGHGPVVDLLAALGDDTVRVDEPRLLEPADARPETTS, encoded by the coding sequence GTGACCCGGGCCGTCATCGCCCTCGGCGCCAACCTCGGCGACCGGGGGAGCACCCTCCGCGCCGCGGCTGCCGCGGTCGCCGCGCTGCCCGGCGTCCGGCCGGTGTCGTCCAGCCGCGAGGTCGAGTCGGTCGCCGTCACCCTCGACGGCCCCGACACGGCGAAGCCCCGCTACCGGAACGCCGTCGTCGTGGTCGACACCGACCTCGCGCCGCACGAGCTCCTCGACGCCCTGCACGGCATCGAGGACGAGCACGGTCGCACGCGCGAGGTCCGCTGGGGCGACCGCACGCTCGACCTCGACGTGGTCACGTTCGGCGACGAGCGGATCGACACCGCCACGCTGACCGTCCCGCACCCCCGGGCGCACGAACGGGCCTTCGTGCTCGCACCCTGGGCCGACGCGGACCCGGGCGCCGTCCTGCCCGGCCACGGACCGGTGGTCGACCTGCTCGCGGCGCTCGGCGACGACACCGTCCGGGTGGACGAGCCGCGCCTGCTCGAGCCGGCCGACGCCCGACCGGAGACGACCTCGTGA
- the folB gene encoding dihydroneopterin aldolase: MRDTIRLVGVRARGHHGVFDHERTDGQDFVVDVAVELDATAASDADDLGETVHYGVLAEQVVAEIERDPVDLIETLAERIAAAVLTHRAALATEVTVHKPQAPITVPFTDVSITIRRERTGTPAEEEE; encoded by the coding sequence ATGAGGGACACCATCCGCCTCGTCGGGGTCCGCGCACGCGGCCACCACGGGGTCTTCGACCACGAACGTACCGACGGACAGGACTTCGTCGTCGACGTCGCGGTCGAGCTCGACGCCACCGCCGCCTCCGACGCGGACGACCTGGGCGAGACGGTCCACTACGGGGTGCTCGCCGAGCAGGTCGTCGCCGAGATCGAGCGCGACCCGGTCGACCTCATCGAGACCCTCGCCGAGCGCATCGCCGCCGCCGTCCTCACGCACCGGGCCGCCCTCGCGACCGAGGTGACGGTGCACAAGCCGCAGGCACCCATCACGGTGCCGTTCACGGACGTCTCCATCACCATCCGCCGTGAGCGCACCGGCACCCCCGCGGAGGAAGAGGAGTGA
- the folP gene encoding dihydropteroate synthase encodes MTDLPTRRSRRLAEVSRAREAAAEPATVAIDLRAPAPVPEVVTGRRRDRTTGDATRVMGILNVTPDSFSDGGLHLAVDAAVEHARHLVASGADLVDVGGESTRPGADRVPVEVEQQRVLPVVQQLVAEGIPVSVDTMNAGTAERAVDLGAAIVNDVSGGLADPDMVRVVAETGVGFVVMHWRGHSDRMHRNAEYVHAVEEVRREVEMRVAELIVLGVRQEQVVIDPGLGFAKQGRHNWEILAGYDRFASIGLPVLVAASRKRFLDGVGSPAGAPPAERDTATAAISLLAAERGAWGVRVHDPAPTRAVLDVWDAWRAARS; translated from the coding sequence ATGACCGACCTGCCGACGAGACGGTCGCGTCGGCTCGCCGAGGTGAGCCGGGCGCGCGAAGCAGCAGCAGAGCCGGCGACGGTCGCGATCGACCTCCGAGCACCAGCACCGGTGCCGGAGGTCGTGACCGGCCGTCGCCGTGACCGCACCACCGGGGACGCCACCCGGGTGATGGGCATCCTCAACGTGACGCCCGACTCGTTCAGCGACGGCGGCCTGCACCTGGCCGTCGACGCCGCGGTCGAGCACGCCCGGCACCTCGTCGCCTCCGGGGCGGACCTCGTCGACGTCGGCGGGGAGTCCACCCGACCCGGAGCCGACCGGGTCCCCGTCGAGGTCGAGCAGCAGCGGGTCCTGCCGGTCGTGCAGCAGCTCGTCGCCGAGGGCATCCCGGTCAGCGTCGACACGATGAACGCCGGCACCGCCGAACGCGCGGTGGACCTGGGCGCCGCGATCGTGAACGACGTCTCCGGCGGGCTCGCAGACCCGGACATGGTCCGCGTGGTCGCCGAGACCGGTGTCGGGTTCGTCGTCATGCACTGGCGCGGGCACAGCGACCGGATGCACCGCAACGCCGAGTACGTGCACGCGGTCGAGGAGGTCCGGCGCGAGGTCGAGATGCGGGTGGCCGAGCTCATCGTGCTCGGCGTCCGCCAGGAGCAGGTCGTCATCGACCCGGGCCTCGGCTTCGCCAAGCAGGGGCGGCACAACTGGGAGATCCTGGCCGGCTACGACCGGTTCGCGTCCATCGGTCTGCCGGTGCTCGTCGCCGCGTCGCGCAAGCGGTTCCTCGACGGCGTCGGCAGCCCGGCCGGAGCACCTCCGGCCGAGCGGGACACGGCCACGGCGGCGATCAGCCTGCTCGCGGCCGAACGCGGCGCCTGGGGCGTCCGCGTGCACGACCCGGCGCCGACCCGCGCCGTACTCGACGTCTGGGACGCCTGGAGGGCAGCTCGATCATGA
- the ftsH gene encoding ATP-dependent zinc metalloprotease FtsH: MDFKRILRGPYIWILVALVGIFVGWTFIAQSGTQEISTQKGLEQLSDGKVSSAVINSTEQRVDLTLRNDGGTEQFYYSTPRGTEVVEAVSQADLPKGYNDHVQQSNVLVSLLLTLLPFLLIGALFWFLLSSAQGGGSKVMQFGKSKAKMNNKENPQVSFADVAGSDEAIEELHEIKEFLKEPAKFQAVGARIPKGVLLYGPPGTGKTLLARAVAGEAGVPFYSISGSDFVEMFVGVGASRVRDLFEQAKQNSPAIVFIDEIDAVGRHRGAGIGGGNDEREQTLNQLLVEMDGFDGKTNVILIAATNRPDVLDPALLRPGRFDRQIGVDAPSLQGRKQILEVHAKGKPLAASVDLELLARKTPGFTGADLANVLNEAALLTARSNAQLIDNRALDEAVDRVMAGPQRRTRIMSDQERLITAYHEGGHALAAAAMRHTDPVTKITILPRGRALGYTMVLPLEDKYSVTRNELLDQLTYAMGGRVAEEIVFHDPTTGASNDIEKATGTARKMVTEYGMSRAVGSVKLGSGSSEPFVGRDMSGGTGRDYSENIAETVDAETRALLEAAHDEAYQVLNANRDILDRLAGELLEKETLDAPELVEIFKDVRKLPERPQWLSSDKRPVSDLPAIAVPGKAAAIAEEPVGIDASKPRRHRPFGNPGIAPA, encoded by the coding sequence ATGGACTTCAAGCGCATCCTCCGCGGGCCGTACATCTGGATACTGGTCGCGCTCGTGGGGATCTTCGTCGGATGGACGTTCATCGCCCAGTCCGGCACCCAGGAGATCTCCACGCAGAAGGGCCTCGAGCAGCTCTCCGACGGCAAGGTCTCGTCCGCCGTCATCAACTCCACCGAGCAGCGCGTGGACCTGACCCTCCGGAACGACGGGGGCACCGAGCAGTTCTACTACTCGACCCCGCGCGGCACCGAGGTCGTCGAGGCGGTCTCGCAGGCGGACCTGCCGAAGGGCTACAACGACCACGTCCAGCAGTCGAACGTCCTGGTGTCGCTCCTGCTGACGCTGCTGCCGTTCCTGCTCATCGGCGCCCTGTTCTGGTTCCTGCTCTCGAGCGCCCAGGGCGGCGGCTCGAAGGTCATGCAGTTCGGCAAGTCCAAGGCGAAGATGAACAACAAGGAGAACCCGCAGGTCTCCTTCGCGGACGTCGCCGGCTCGGACGAGGCCATCGAGGAACTGCACGAGATCAAGGAGTTCCTCAAGGAGCCCGCGAAGTTCCAGGCCGTCGGTGCCCGGATCCCCAAGGGCGTCCTGCTCTACGGCCCTCCCGGGACCGGCAAGACGCTCCTCGCCCGCGCCGTCGCGGGCGAAGCGGGTGTGCCGTTCTACTCGATCTCCGGTTCGGACTTCGTCGAGATGTTCGTCGGTGTCGGTGCGAGCCGCGTTCGCGACCTCTTCGAGCAGGCCAAGCAGAACTCGCCCGCCATCGTCTTCATCGACGAGATCGACGCCGTGGGTCGTCACCGCGGTGCCGGCATCGGCGGCGGCAACGACGAGCGCGAGCAGACGCTGAACCAGCTCCTCGTCGAGATGGACGGCTTCGACGGCAAGACGAACGTCATCCTCATCGCCGCGACGAACCGCCCCGACGTGCTCGACCCCGCGCTGCTCCGTCCGGGCCGCTTCGACCGTCAGATCGGTGTGGACGCGCCGAGCCTGCAGGGCCGCAAGCAGATCCTCGAGGTGCACGCGAAGGGCAAGCCGCTCGCCGCGAGCGTCGACCTCGAGCTCCTCGCCCGCAAGACGCCGGGCTTCACCGGTGCCGACCTGGCGAACGTGCTCAACGAGGCCGCGCTGCTCACCGCCCGCTCGAACGCGCAGCTCATCGACAACCGCGCACTCGACGAAGCGGTCGACCGTGTCATGGCCGGCCCGCAGCGTCGCACGCGGATCATGTCCGACCAGGAGCGCCTCATCACGGCCTACCACGAGGGTGGACACGCCCTGGCGGCGGCTGCGATGCGGCACACCGACCCCGTCACGAAGATCACGATCCTGCCGCGTGGCCGTGCGCTCGGGTACACGATGGTGCTGCCCCTCGAGGACAAGTACTCCGTCACCCGCAACGAGCTGCTCGACCAGCTGACGTACGCCATGGGTGGCCGCGTCGCCGAGGAGATCGTCTTCCACGACCCGACCACGGGTGCGTCGAACGACATCGAGAAGGCCACCGGCACCGCACGCAAGATGGTCACCGAGTACGGCATGAGCCGCGCGGTCGGTTCGGTCAAGCTCGGCTCCGGCTCGAGCGAGCCCTTCGTCGGCCGTGACATGAGCGGCGGCACGGGGCGCGACTACTCGGAGAACATCGCCGAGACCGTCGACGCCGAGACCCGTGCCCTGCTCGAGGCCGCGCACGACGAGGCCTACCAGGTGCTCAACGCCAACCGGGACATCCTCGACCGCCTGGCCGGCGAGCTCCTCGAGAAGGAGACGCTCGACGCCCCGGAGCTCGTGGAGATCTTCAAGGACGTCCGCAAGCTGCCCGAGCGCCCGCAGTGGCTCTCGAGCGACAAGCGTCCGGTGAGCGACCTGCCCGCCATCGCGGTGCCCGGCAAGGCCGCCGCGATCGCCGAGGAGCCCGTCGGCATCGACGCCTCCAAGCCGCGTCGTCACCGTCCGTTCGGCAACCCGGGTATCGCCCCCGCGTAG
- the hpt gene encoding hypoxanthine phosphoribosyltransferase has translation MELSDVQDDLSEVLFTPEQIDDKIAELAAAVDRDYAGRDPLLVGVLKGAVMVMADFSRHLKMQARMDWMAVSSYGSGTKSSGVVRILKDLDTDLHDRDVIIVEDIIDSGLTLSWLKQNLESRGAASVEIVALLRKPEAAKVEVDVKYAGFEIPDAFVVGFGLDYDERYRNLRGIGVLAPHVYS, from the coding sequence GTGGAACTCTCCGACGTGCAGGACGACCTCTCCGAAGTGCTCTTCACCCCCGAGCAGATCGACGACAAGATCGCCGAACTCGCCGCCGCGGTGGACCGGGACTACGCCGGGCGTGACCCGCTGCTCGTGGGCGTGCTCAAGGGCGCGGTCATGGTGATGGCCGACTTCTCGCGGCACCTCAAGATGCAGGCGCGCATGGACTGGATGGCCGTGTCGTCGTACGGCTCCGGCACGAAGTCGTCCGGTGTCGTGCGGATCCTCAAGGACCTCGACACCGACCTGCACGACCGCGACGTCATCATCGTCGAGGACATCATCGACTCCGGACTGACGCTGTCCTGGCTCAAGCAGAACCTCGAGTCACGCGGGGCCGCGAGCGTCGAGATCGTCGCCCTGCTCCGCAAGCCCGAGGCCGCCAAGGTCGAGGTCGACGTGAAGTACGCCGGCTTCGAGATCCCCGACGCCTTCGTGGTCGGGTTCGGCCTCGACTACGACGAGCGCTACCGCAACCTGCGGGGCATCGGTGTGCTCGCGCCGCACGTCTACTCCTGA
- the tilS gene encoding tRNA lysidine(34) synthetase TilS, with protein sequence MNSERPRLDPAVAAVRLAVRTHLTRARDEGVLADGNLVLVALSGGADSLALAAATAFEAPKQGLLAGAVVVDHALQAGSEAVAERASRKAAALGLAPVVVDQVAVGTAGGPEAAAREARHASIARVAASEWSPLVLLGHTLDDQAETVLLGLLRGSGPDSLSGMAPLVRPDRPGPSLGRPMLGLRRATTRQACAAAGLVPWDDPQNEDPAFTRVRVRSALMPVLERELGTGVPEALARTADQLREDAAALDHFAEEMAEDLAEHSEAGISLSVPGLAANPPALRQRLVRLAVEGEFGVTLSRTQTLEVCRLVTDWHGQGPITLPGVTATRVGDRVLFAAGQAQPGR encoded by the coding sequence GTGAACTCCGAGCGCCCCCGGCTGGACCCGGCCGTCGCCGCCGTCCGTCTGGCGGTCCGCACCCACCTGACCCGAGCCCGCGACGAGGGGGTCCTGGCCGACGGCAACCTGGTCCTCGTCGCCCTCAGCGGCGGGGCCGACTCGCTCGCGCTCGCCGCCGCGACCGCGTTCGAGGCGCCGAAGCAGGGCCTGCTCGCCGGAGCGGTGGTCGTCGACCACGCACTCCAGGCCGGGTCCGAGGCGGTCGCGGAACGGGCCTCCCGGAAGGCCGCCGCGCTCGGACTGGCGCCCGTCGTCGTCGACCAGGTCGCGGTCGGCACCGCGGGAGGGCCGGAGGCCGCCGCCCGGGAGGCCCGCCACGCGTCGATCGCGCGGGTCGCGGCGAGCGAGTGGTCACCCCTCGTCCTGCTCGGCCACACCCTCGACGACCAGGCGGAGACGGTGCTGCTCGGGCTGCTCCGCGGCAGCGGGCCGGACAGCCTGTCCGGGATGGCTCCGCTCGTCCGTCCCGACCGCCCGGGTCCGTCGCTCGGCCGACCGATGCTCGGCCTCCGCCGGGCCACCACGCGGCAGGCGTGCGCGGCCGCGGGGCTGGTGCCGTGGGACGACCCGCAGAACGAGGACCCGGCGTTCACGCGGGTCCGCGTCCGCAGCGCCCTCATGCCGGTGCTCGAACGCGAACTCGGCACCGGCGTGCCCGAGGCCCTGGCCCGCACCGCCGACCAGCTCCGCGAGGACGCCGCCGCCCTCGACCACTTCGCCGAGGAGATGGCGGAGGACCTGGCCGAGCACTCCGAGGCGGGCATCTCGCTCTCGGTGCCGGGGCTCGCGGCGAACCCGCCCGCCCTGCGGCAGCGACTCGTCCGGCTGGCGGTCGAGGGGGAGTTCGGCGTGACGCTCTCGCGGACGCAGACGCTCGAGGTGTGCCGGCTCGTCACGGACTGGCACGGGCAGGGGCCGATCACCCTGCCGGGTGTCACCGCCACCCGCGTCGGGGACCGGGTGCTCTTCGCCGCGGGGCAGGCGCAGCCAGGACGTTAG
- a CDS encoding inorganic diphosphatase, protein MAAYDVVVEIPKGSRNKYEVDHETGRVYLDRVLFTSFVYPTDYGFFEKTLADDGDPVDALLLLEYPTFPGVGVKVRPVGVFKMSDEAGNDAKVLVVPAKDPRWAHIQDISDVDDQTKAEIAHFFERYKDLEPNKWVKAEGWGDAAEAEAIVQAGQAAYVPAGH, encoded by the coding sequence ATGGCCGCGTACGACGTCGTCGTCGAGATCCCCAAGGGCAGCCGCAACAAGTACGAGGTCGACCACGAGACCGGTCGCGTGTACCTGGACCGCGTGCTCTTCACCTCGTTCGTCTACCCGACGGACTACGGCTTCTTCGAGAAGACCCTGGCCGACGACGGCGACCCCGTCGACGCGCTGCTCCTGCTCGAGTACCCGACCTTCCCGGGCGTGGGCGTGAAGGTCCGCCCCGTCGGCGTCTTCAAGATGAGCGACGAGGCCGGCAACGACGCGAAGGTCCTCGTGGTCCCCGCGAAGGACCCGCGCTGGGCGCACATCCAGGACATCTCGGACGTCGACGACCAGACGAAGGCCGAGATCGCGCACTTCTTCGAGCGCTACAAGGACCTCGAGCCGAACAAGTGGGTCAAGGCCGAGGGCTGGGGCGACGCCGCCGAGGCCGAGGCCATCGTGCAGGCCGGCCAGGCGGCCTACGTGCCCGCCGGTCACTGA
- a CDS encoding NlpC/P60 family protein: MKKPARSLACGLATVSMLSLGLSLAVAVPAQAAPSAPSWKDVQAAKDDQAEQQRTVDALTARMSTLQDKVDRTGATVQEAGQTYALAASEQQEAKDTLDALTARSKRAQAAADRSAGQVAALVVELSRSGGGDLSTSMLVDSTDADDLLYQVGTMSHLSERSATVLERAQADQRTVDSLAAQQRQATTALADATTATKRALDAANDVAADAQADLQAGQEAQDEVLEQLAFLKGTTVATEQAYWTAEQAKQAEIALAAQAKRDAARASGGASRPAATTGDTDGDSNAGTGGNSGDGGSTGSGPSSDPVNPAVPAPAAPKPAAPKPSAPKPAAPKPAAPKPAAPRPAAPAPAPKPAAPKPAPAPAPAPKPISSPSKAAGAISYARGQLGKPYVLGGAGPSTWDCSGLVMMAYNSQGIATGGHNVVWQYNYFGSIGRLVPMSQRQPGDILFYSNNGAASGGYHDSIYTGGGMMVEAANPRVGVVERPIWTPSQLLPYVARPSGAV, translated from the coding sequence GCGGTCGCCGTGCCGGCGCAGGCAGCACCCTCCGCTCCGTCGTGGAAGGACGTGCAGGCCGCCAAGGACGACCAGGCGGAGCAGCAGCGCACGGTCGACGCGCTCACCGCCCGGATGTCGACGCTGCAGGACAAGGTCGACCGCACGGGCGCGACGGTGCAGGAAGCCGGGCAGACGTACGCCCTCGCCGCCTCGGAGCAGCAGGAGGCGAAGGACACCCTCGACGCCCTCACCGCGCGGTCGAAGCGGGCACAGGCAGCGGCGGACCGGTCCGCCGGCCAGGTCGCCGCACTCGTCGTCGAGCTCTCGCGCTCCGGCGGTGGCGACCTGTCGACCTCGATGCTCGTCGACTCGACCGACGCCGACGACCTGCTCTACCAGGTCGGCACGATGTCGCACCTGTCCGAGCGGTCGGCCACCGTGCTCGAGCGGGCGCAGGCCGACCAGCGCACGGTCGACTCCCTCGCGGCGCAGCAGCGCCAGGCCACGACGGCCCTCGCGGACGCGACGACCGCCACGAAGCGCGCCCTCGACGCCGCCAACGACGTCGCCGCCGACGCACAGGCAGACCTGCAGGCCGGCCAGGAGGCCCAGGACGAGGTGCTCGAGCAGCTCGCCTTCCTCAAGGGCACCACGGTCGCCACCGAGCAGGCCTACTGGACGGCGGAGCAGGCGAAGCAGGCCGAGATCGCGCTCGCCGCGCAGGCGAAGCGTGACGCCGCACGGGCATCCGGCGGTGCGTCTCGTCCCGCCGCGACCACCGGGGACACCGACGGCGACAGCAACGCCGGCACCGGCGGCAACTCCGGCGACGGCGGCTCGACGGGCTCGGGTCCGTCCTCGGACCCGGTGAACCCCGCTGTCCCGGCCCCGGCTGCCCCGAAGCCGGCCGCGCCCAAGCCCTCCGCGCCCAAGCCCGCCGCGCCGAAGCCCGCCGCGCCGAAGCCGGCAGCGCCGCGACCCGCCGCTCCCGCCCCGGCGCCGAAGCCGGCCGCGCCGAAGCCGGCACCCGCGCCCGCCCCGGCGCCCAAGCCGATCAGCAGCCCGTCGAAGGCCGCCGGAGCGATCTCGTACGCGCGCGGGCAGCTCGGCAAGCCGTACGTCCTGGGCGGCGCCGGCCCGAGCACGTGGGACTGCTCCGGCCTCGTGATGATGGCGTACAACTCGCAGGGCATCGCGACCGGCGGCCACAACGTCGTCTGGCAGTACAACTACTTCGGTTCGATCGGCCGACTCGTGCCGATGTCCCAGCGCCAGCCCGGCGACATCCTGTTCTACTCGAACAACGGTGCCGCTTCCGGTGGGTACCACGACTCGATCTACACGGGCGGCGGCATGATGGTCGAGGCCGCGAACCCCCGGGTCGGCGTCGTCGAGCGCCCGATCTGGACGCCGAGCCAGCTCCTGCCCTACGTGGCGCGGCCCTCCGGCGCGGTCTGA